TCCCGCCTTGAGTGTTGGTATCGCAGCGACCATGCTACTCGCGGTGACGTATCTTTACACTCGGGATTCCTCAGCGGATCGACTCGGCAATCCGGATCGAAGCGAGACGGTAGCCAACGCTGGTTCGGAAGGCGACTCGCAGGAGCACGGCAAGTCCAGTGAGCGATCGGTACGAAGGCCGCCAGCCCCTGTTGCCACTTTGGCGGCTGCCAAGGAAGCTGTTTGGGAGGATTCGCAACTCGAGATCGGCCAAGCCCTCTATGAAAGTGAAACCGTCAATCTCAAGTCCGGCGACGCGCGGATAAGTGTCGGTTTTGGCGCTGAAATCGTCGCCGAAGCGCCTTGCTCACTTACCTTTCTGGCGAACGACCGCGTCCGCCTAAACCATGGCGAAGTCGCCGTCGATGTCGCTTCATGGGCTAAAGGTTTCACGATCGTCACCGAAGAAATGGACATCGTGGACCTCGGGACAACATTCACCGTTTCAGCTTCCCCTGGAGTGCGTTCCGAAACGACAGTCCTTAAAGGTTTGGTCCGGGTTCACCCCACAAAGTCTCAAGAGAAACAGCGTAGGGGGCTGCTCGTCACCGAGGGACAACAAGTTTCCGTTGATGGGAACGGACTTCTCAAGAATGCACAGCCAGAGGCTGCTCAGCAGCGACTCGCCGATTTAGACTTCGGCGTTTCGCAACCGTATCGACCTGTCAAACTCAACAACACAGGCATAGGGCTTGCGGTCGGCGATGAAGACCAACACTGGCGAGTCGTCGCTGGTCCAGACGGCGCATTCCAAGGTGAAGAGTTCGCCACCGTTTGTGTCCCGCACGAACGTTACTTGGAAAACGATCCTAGCGCATCTCAGTGGATTTCCATTGCCGACTGGACAACGGCACCGGCGAATTCCGTCTACACGTTCCAAACCGAGTTTGACTTGGAGGGCTATGACCTTTCCACCATGCAGCTCTTCGGTCGATTCTTAGCGGATAACGGTATTGCTGCTGTCCGCGTTAATGGCCAGTCAGTCAAAGTTCAATCATGGGTCGACAACATTAAGTATCAGCCGTTTGGCCACACTCAGTTTCGCTTCGTCAATGTCACTGAGGGGCTCGTCAAAGGCAGGAATGTTATCGAAGTCGATGTGCGGAATGGAATGCAACGAGTTTGGAAGCATGGAGCGGCAGTGCTCAGCGTGATCCCCAACCCGATGGCACTGAGAGTTGAGTGGTATGCCTTCGGAAGGCAACATAACTTCAACGATGCTGCCTACGATTCCGACCTTTTCGACGGATCAACCTGGCCCGCGATCTCCTTCGCTCTTGACCTTCCAAGGCAGTAGGACCACACAAAGTCCGACTAATTGCCGGGGCATGGAATTGCGTGGCAAGTCGCAGAGATTCGCCACGTGTGGTCTCTGCTGTGGCCGTAACATCCTGGGCCTCGATGAATCTACCCTTTGAAAACGACAACTTGGACACGAAGCCCATGCAACTCGCCGCAAGAAGGTCTCTACAGACGTGCGTGATCCTGATGATGGGTCTTCTCCTCGTCGCGCTACACAGCCCAGCGAAGTCGAAAGACGCACTCTCGCCCGAGCGAGTGGCGATTCGAGTTCCTCTCGCCGAGGTCAATCCCGCAAAGCCTCCTGCCGAGGGAATCATTGCTCTTGAGCGACAGTTGCCTGAGAAGGCCAAGCGGCTTGATTCTGAGGCGGTGTTCTTCGACTTCGGGCGAGTGGCCTTTGGTAATCTGGAGTTTTCACCACCTGCTGGTTTCCAAGGCACACTGACGGTTCGTTTTGGCGAAAAACTGAAAGATGGAGTGATCGATCGCGATCCGCCTGGAACCGTACGCTTCAGCGAAATCGCAGTGGAGATCGAACCTGGCAAAACAACAGTCCTCGCTCCCCCACCAGACGAGAGGAATACCCAACAGAATGGAGAAGTCAGACGCTCCGGGCCGACGCCTCCGGCCGTTCTGACCCCAAACGAGTGGGGCGTTGTCACTCCGTTTCGTTGGGTTGAAATAGAAGGCTTGCCGGCAGGTCTGGATGCCAGCGAGATCAAACTCGTTCGCCGTGCGGCTTTCCCAAAACATTGGGATGAGAATGCCGCCAGCTTCAAATGTTCCGATGAAACTCTCAACCGCGTCTGGGAACTCTGTCGCTATTCGATCAAGGCGACCATGTTTGCTGGAGTGTACGTCGATGGAGATCGAGAGCGGATTCCCTACGAAGCGGATGCGTACCTCAACCAGTTGAGTCACTTCTACGTCGATCACGACCCGAGCATGGCCCGCGATACGTTCGACTGGCTGATCGCCTACCCGACGTGGCCGACGGAGTGGGGCCCTCAAATGGTATTTATGGCTCATGCCGACTGGATGCAAAATGGCGACGCTGAGTGGGTTGCTCAGCGCTACGAGAGCCTCAAATCGAAAACCCTGATGGAGCGCTGCCTCAGTTCGGAGTTGGTTCATAGCAACCAGCAGCAGATTG
The genomic region above belongs to Lacipirellulaceae bacterium and contains:
- a CDS encoding FecR domain-containing protein, whose amino-acid sequence is MSEKDFDQLVAAWLDGRLSEQDSLVLQTELRSSASARTKFRKYAQLDVALHEFADTSGLLTPEQLVASALGGSNAEQGKVALASAGSTHKLTSLLGWFPALSVGIAATMLLAVTYLYTRDSSADRLGNPDRSETVANAGSEGDSQEHGKSSERSVRRPPAPVATLAAAKEAVWEDSQLEIGQALYESETVNLKSGDARISVGFGAEIVAEAPCSLTFLANDRVRLNHGEVAVDVASWAKGFTIVTEEMDIVDLGTTFTVSASPGVRSETTVLKGLVRVHPTKSQEKQRRGLLVTEGQQVSVDGNGLLKNAQPEAAQQRLADLDFGVSQPYRPVKLNNTGIGLAVGDEDQHWRVVAGPDGAFQGEEFATVCVPHERYLENDPSASQWISIADWTTAPANSVYTFQTEFDLEGYDLSTMQLFGRFLADNGIAAVRVNGQSVKVQSWVDNIKYQPFGHTQFRFVNVTEGLVKGRNVIEVDVRNGMQRVWKHGAAVLSVIPNPMALRVEWYAFGRQHNFNDAAYDSDLFDGSTWPAISFALDLPRQ
- a CDS encoding family 78 glycoside hydrolase catalytic domain encodes the protein MNLPFENDNLDTKPMQLAARRSLQTCVILMMGLLLVALHSPAKSKDALSPERVAIRVPLAEVNPAKPPAEGIIALERQLPEKAKRLDSEAVFFDFGRVAFGNLEFSPPAGFQGTLTVRFGEKLKDGVIDRDPPGTVRFSEIAVEIEPGKTTVLAPPPDERNTQQNGEVRRSGPTPPAVLTPNEWGVVTPFRWVEIEGLPAGLDASEIKLVRRAAFPKHWDENAASFKCSDETLNRVWELCRYSIKATMFAGVYVDGDRERIPYEADAYLNQLSHFYVDHDPSMARDTFDWLIAYPTWPTEWGPQMVFMAHADWMQNGDAEWVAQRYESLKSKTLMERCLSSELVHSNQQQIAWNDIIDWPPSERDGFVRTEVNTVVNAFHLAAVEQMSDLAAAAGLVEDSQRYRAHAESGREVFYAQLFDREKGLFRDGLGVNHHSIHANLFPLAFGLVKEEDKQGIVDWLVERGMRCSTYASQYLLEALFENGAGEAAVELIIAPGERSWRHMLDSDATITWESWNEKVKKNLDWNHAWGAAPANLLPRYVLGVQPLAPGWDRAQIRPCPSGLDFAEGVIPTPHGPVSVEWADGDVFQMTVELPKDMNASVQVPSKPGASSVLVNGKKAEAKLEKGYWLLTEDIKGTVKIEVR